The Myroides fluvii region ACTATCCAAATACTTTTGTGTGGGTGTCAGTTTGGTTGCTGTTGCAGCTCTCTTCCAAGATTATGTTGCACTTCCAATTCAGACCATGGTAATGGTAACTTTTTTAATTTTACTTGCTATTACAGCAGAATTATTTACCACCCGTAAACCCAATCGCAGTTTACCACTAAAGATTATTATTTTTCTAGGCTATGTAATTGGTACTTTTTTCGCTTTTTTACATCTTCCTTATACGGCCGAAGGCTATCAACCACAAATCGTAATAGGCATCCTACTACTGGTATGGACCAACGATACTTTTGCCTATATTGTCGGCAAGAAATTCGGCAAACACAAGCTATTTGAACGCATTTCGCCAAAGAAAACAATTGAGGGTCTCTTAGGGGGAATTCTATTCGCTATTATCGCATCACTTATACTAAATCACTTTTTTACCTTTTTAAATGTGTATATTTGGATTGCAAGTGCTATTTTTGTAGGATTATTTGGCACACTTGGCGACTTAGTTGAATCTCATTTCAAACGAGAAGCAGGCGTAAAAGATAGTGGCAGTATCATGCCAGGACACGGAGGTATCTTAGATCGCTTAGACAGTATCTTATTTATCTCACCATTTTTGTATATCATTTTTCAAATTTTATAAGTCATGTTTCATAAAGAAGGAACTAAAATTATTTTTTTCTCGTTAGTAGTCGCTGTAATCTTTATTGTAGTTTTAGATTATGTGATAACGATTGATTGGTTAAGAATGACCTTGTCATCTATTATTCTAGCCCTGCTAATCTTGGTCTTGCAATTCTTTAGAAATCCAAACCGAAACATTACCCCTAACGACCACGTTATTGTGGCGCC contains the following coding sequences:
- a CDS encoding phosphatidate cytidylyltransferase → MSETIKRAISGIIYIVLLLSATLYDALTFKILFGFFMVVAAYEFAKLIKLSKYFCVGVSLVAVAALFQDYVALPIQTMVMVTFLILLAITAELFTTRKPNRSLPLKIIIFLGYVIGTFFAFLHLPYTAEGYQPQIVIGILLLVWTNDTFAYIVGKKFGKHKLFERISPKKTIEGLLGGILFAIIASLILNHFFTFLNVYIWIASAIFVGLFGTLGDLVESHFKREAGVKDSGSIMPGHGGILDRLDSILFISPFLYIIFQIL